From a single Lolium rigidum isolate FL_2022 chromosome 7, APGP_CSIRO_Lrig_0.1, whole genome shotgun sequence genomic region:
- the LOC124669457 gene encoding NAC domain-containing protein 104-like gives MAGSTNLPPGFHFFPSDEELIIHFLRRKASLLPCRPDIVPTLPLNRYDPWELNGKALNAGNQWYFFSHATQSRTSRNGHWNPIGSDESVSSGGSNVGLKKTFIFSIGEEPFQATKTNWVMNEYHLIDGNGSSSSSGSSRKRSHKKKGHSDKEPSNWVICRVFESSCNSYASFQEEDMELSCLDEVFLSLDDYDEVSLPKN, from the exons ATGGCTGGATCTACTAACCTTCCTCCTGGTTTCCACTTCTTCCCCTCCGACGAAGAACTCATCATCCATTTCCTCCGTCGCAAGGCCTCTCTCCTCCCATGCCGACCTGATATTGTCCCTACACTACCTCTGAATCGCTACGATCCATGGGAACTGAATG GCAAAGCACTTAATGCAGGGAACCAGTGGTACTTCTTCAGCCACGCAACACAGAGTAGGACTTCACGAAATGGGCACTGGAATCCCATTGGCTCCGATGAGTCGGTAAGTAGTGGTGGTTCTAATGTCGGCCTGAAGAAGACGTTCATCTTCTCCATTGGAGAAGAGCCCTTTCAGGCGACCAAAACCAACTGGGTTATGAATGAGTACCACTTAATTGACGGGAATGGGAGTAGCAGCAGTTCAGGTAGTTCACGCAAGCGGtcccacaagaagaaaggccactcGGACAAA GAACCCAGCAATTGGGTGATATGTCGGGTGTTCGAGTCGAGCTGCAATTCTTATGCAAGCTTCCAAGAGGAGGACATGGAGCTTTCATGCTTAGACGAGGTGTTCCTATCCTTAGATGACTATGATGAAGTCAGTTTACCGAAAAATTAG
- the LOC124671979 gene encoding pentatricopeptide repeat-containing protein At3g26540-like: MLSFIDTLEVQLAVLHDEARRMEGGGIPSSAEVDVEVLTEEDDGEVSTDAAAMAAAATSSSAAIVSATSAHIAAGRLFAALDTLTPAWYSSPIPSSLYASLLRLATSHRSLSAARRIAAHFVASTYSPSTSTSRSPVPTFLLNRAIESLAACGSLADARELFELMPRRDGGSWNAIIYASSRAGKPTEALSLFADMYSLGVRPNNITMASVLACCAECLNLCGAQQLHGHISKREFQSNVILGTALVDVYGKCLLLPQARRAFDGILEPNAISWNVIIRRYLLAGMGDMAVDMFFRMVWAGVRPLVYTVSHAISACRDNNALKEGRCIHTFVLRHGYEQHVHVQSAVVDLYAKCGAIDAAQRLFNLAPVKDMVISTSILSGLASCGRIDDAKRVFEGMEERNLVSWNAMLTGYIRSMDLTGALHFFQQMRKETKEFDAVTLGSVLNACTGMLDIGKGEEVHAFAFKSGLFSYPFLKNALLRMYRKCGCLRSAERLLVFEMGSDRDLYSWNSLISGYERHSMSEAALYALSEMQSEVTPNQSTFSSALAACANIFLLKHGKQIHAYVIRNGYEVDDILRSALVDMYCKCRLLECAIRVFEAGTSRDVILWNSMIFGCAHSGKGDYGLELFDEMQKQGIRADSATFFGALVSCISEGHVELGRNYFTRMIDESIIPRMEHYECMIELFGKHGYMAELEEFVDHMPFEPTFAMWLWIFDCCREYGNRKLGERAAKCIKDSNPLTHVRYEATPG; the protein is encoded by the exons ATGCTG TCCTTCATCGACACGCTGGAGGTGCAGCTTGCGGTCCTCCACGACGAGGCGAGGAGGATGGAGGGCGGAGGCATCCCGTCGAGCGCCGAGGTCGACGTGGAGGTGTTGACAGAAGAGGACGATGGGGAGGTGTCGACTGACG CCgcggccatggccgccgccgccacctctagtTCCGCCGCAATCGTGTCAGCAACCTCCGCCCACATAGCCGCCGGACGCCTCTTTGCTGCCCTAGACACCCTCACCCCTGCCTGGTACTCCTCCCCGATTCCTTCCTCTCTGTACGCATCCCTCCTCCGCTTGGCCACGTCCCACCGCTCCCTCTCCGCCGCCCGCCGTATCGCGGCCCACTTCGTCGCTTCCACGTATtccccctccacctccacctcccgctCACCAGTACCCACCTTCCTTTTGAACCGCGCAATCGAGTCTCTTGCTGCCTGCGGCAGCCTCGCCGACGCGCGGGAGTTGTTTGAGTTAATGCCACGCCGGGATGGCGGTTCTTGGAATGCTATCATCTACGCTTCCTCCCGCGCCGGGAAGCCCACTGAGGCGCTTTCCCTCTTTGCTGATATGTACTCCCTCGGCGTTCGTCCCAACAATATTACAATGGCATCAGTTCTCGCCTGTTGCGCCGAGTGCCTCAACCTGTGTGGCGCCCAGCAGCTCCACGGCCATATCTCAAAGCGGGAGTTTCAGTCCAATGTCATTCTTGGTACGGCACTGGTCGATGTGTACGGGAAGTGTTTGTTGCTTCCACAGGCGAGGCGGGCATTTGATGGTATTTTGGAACCTAACGCCATTTCGTGGAATGTCATTATCCGGCGTTATCTTCTTGCTGGGATGGGGGATATGGCGGTTGACATGTTCTTCAGGATGGTTTGGGCAGGAGTTAGGCCGCTTGTTTATACTGTTTCACATGCAATTAGTGCTTGCCGGGATAACAATGCGCTTAAAGAAGGACGGTGCATACATACTTTTGTGCTCCGACATGGGTATGAGCAGCATGTGCATGTGCAGAGCGCGGTCGTGGATCTGTACGCCAAATGTGGTGCCATCGATGCAGCCCAAAGGCTCTTCAACTTGGCACCAGTGAAGGACATGGTAATATCAACTTCAATTTTGTCTGGGCTGGCTTCTTGTGGGAGGATTGATGATGCAAAGAGGGTGTTCGAGGGAATGGAAGAGCGCAATCTAGTGTCCTGGAATGCTATGTTAACCGGCTATATCAGGTCCATGGATCTGACTGGTGCTTTGCATTTCTTCCAACAGATGAGGAAGGAGACAAAGGAGTTTGATGCTGTTACACTTGGTTCAGTGCTCAATGCTTGTACTGGGATGCTTGATATCGGGAAAGGTGAAGAGGTTCATGCATTCGCTTTCAAGTCTGGTTTGTTCAGTTACCCTTTCCTGAAGAATGCTCTTCTGAGGATGTACCGCAAGTGCGGATGTCTGAGGAGTGCAGAACGGCTTCTTGTATTCGAGATGGGATCAGACAGAGACTTATACTCCTGGAACTCGCTTATCTCAGGTTATGAACGCCACTCCATGAGTGAAGCAGCTCTTTATGCACTGAGTGAGATGCAATCTGAGGTAACTCCTAACCAGTCCACGTTCAGCTCGGCGCTGGCAGCCTGTGCCAACATTTTTCTGCTTAAGCACGGCAAGCAGATTCACGCGTATGTTATCAGAAATGGCTATGAGGTTGATGATATACTGCGAAGTGCACTGGTTGACATGTACTGCAAGTGCAGGCTGTTGGAGTGTGCCATCAGGGTATTTGAGGCAGGGACGTCTCGTGACGTCATCCTGTGGAATTCAATGATCTTCGGATGTGCTCACAGTGGCAAAGGTGATTATGGGCTTGAACTGTTTGATGAAATGCAGAAGCAGGGTATTAGGGCAGACTCCGCCACTTTCTTTGGCGCACTGGTTTCATGTATCAGCGAGGGGCATGTTGAGTTAGGGAGGAATTATTTCACTCGGATGATTGATGAATCCATCATTCCTCGCATGGAGCACTATGAATGCATGATTGAGCTGTTCGGCAAGCATGGATACATGGCTGAGCTCGAGGAGTTTGTGGACCACATGCCATTTGAGCCCACATTTGCAATGTGGCTATGGATCTTTGACTGCTGCAGGGAATATGGCAATAGGAAATTAGGGGAGCGGGCTGCCAAGTGCATCAAGGACAGCAATCCCCTGACACACGTTCGATATGAGGCCACTCCTGGCTAG